From the genome of Nicotiana tabacum cultivar K326 chromosome 17, ASM71507v2, whole genome shotgun sequence:
AGAAAGCTTACCCCCATCAAATAACAGAATATTCTATCTTTCAAATAACTAACAAAAccttttatcaaattccgagagaAATTAAAGTCTAAATGGGCACGTTGTTGATCAATAAGAAAGGTGACAAATTCAGTTTGATTTACCACAACTAGCTTTTCTTCCTTGCCACAAGCGGCAGATACTTGCTCCATAAATTTTTGATTCTTCACCCTACCTAAAATTACCAAATATATATCGAAAGTCGAAACATCATTATCAATACAGGACATTAATGAGTTGACAGAGACTAAAAGAGACTAAGACCCATGTCAAATAATAACTGAAAGAATCAGAAAAGAGAGACCTTGGGGAGTATTAAACATATAGGGAATATTTAAAGAGTTCTCTACATGCCCTTTCTTGAATTCTTCTTCTGTCCTGTTCAAATTGCATGAAACCTAGATCAGAAATCTGAGTACGAAGACTGATCGAATTGCATTATTGAATAAATAAATTCAATTTGTGGCAACTTTTACCTAACATCAAGATAGCGGTGGCCGGAGCGGAGGAGATGACGAGCTGCATGAACATCTACAGTAACTACCTCATCTGCTCTTGAGCTACAAAACAGAAgcagaactagaagaagaagaacaagagaaaGAAGACTATTCCATAAAACAGTACCCATAATTGAACAACCTAAAATGTATGTTTGCCGCCTATTGAAGTAGTAATATTGTGAGTGTAAAGAAAATTTTTAATCTACCAGGGTTGACTGGCCATGTCAATGGATGGAAGTTGTACTTATGTATCTCTTTGAAAGTGAAATTTTTGACTGCAAATATTGCTGCTGGATATCAGAGGAGATCTATTGGCGGTTCGATTGTTTCGAGAATGAAAAATTGGCAGGAAGGGGAAAACCGCGATGTATCTAATTCTAATGTGAGGGAGATGGTTTGGCACTTTCTTTGTTCCGTCTATTGTTTTCGAGTTTCGCCGCAAGATAAGCAATTACTTAAGCACTTAAATTTCTACTTTACGCTAAAGAATTACTGTTGCATATGAGCAAATGGGTTGCCATTTTCAAAGTCTTCCACGTTGTGTTGTCTACTTTGACCAATTACCCAAAATCGATATTCTCCTAATTTGTGTACCATTGGGTAGATGAAAACATATTTTTGTTAGATAAGTCATCTTTTAGTTAAGTCATCTTTTAGTGTTGGttattagaaaataattttcaccTAAAGAGAAAGATAAGTTCTGTTAATTATGAATGGAGTGTTATGGAAAAtcagagaaaaatagagagaaaaCTGAAAACGAGAATAAATGACAATTCTTGTTTTGATTTAATACATTGATTTAAAGTAGAAGAGTACATCACTATTTGTAGGCAACTAAGAAGaatcaaataagaaaaatatattatttttcttctaGATCCTAACGAAAGTAAATATCTA
Proteins encoded in this window:
- the LOC107766472 gene encoding thiosulfate sulfurtransferase 18-like isoform X6, with product MFMQLVISSAPATAILMLEEEFKKGHVENSLNIPYMFNTPQGRVKNQKFMEQVSAACGKEEKLVVGCQSGVRSLYATTDLTAEFKHVSNMGGGYEAWLESGFAVNKPQDEL
- the LOC107766472 gene encoding thiosulfate sulfurtransferase 18-like isoform X4, with the translated sequence MGTVLWNSLLSLVLLLLVLLLFCSSRADEVVTVDVHAARHLLRSGHRYLDVRTEEEFKKGHVENSLNIPYMFNTPQGRVKNQKFMEQVSAACGKEEKLVVGCQSGVRSLYATTDLTAAFPHGTIMLS
- the LOC107766472 gene encoding thiosulfate sulfurtransferase 18-like isoform X5, with the translated sequence MGTVLWNSLLSLVLLLLVLLLFCSSRADEVVTVDVHAARHLLRSGHRYLDVRTEEEFKKGHVENSLNIPYMFNTPQGRVKNQKFMEQVSAACGKEEKLVVGCQSGVRSLYATTDLTA
- the LOC107766472 gene encoding thiosulfate sulfurtransferase 18-like isoform X2; protein product: MGTVLWNSLLSLVLLLLVLLLFCSSRADEVVTVDVHAARHLLRSGHRYLDVRTEEEFKKGHVENSLNIPYMFNTPQGRVKNQKFMEQVSAACGKEEKLVVGCQSGVRSLYATTDLTAHVSNMGGGYEAWLESGFAVNKPQDEL
- the LOC107766472 gene encoding thiosulfate sulfurtransferase 18-like isoform X1, which gives rise to MGTVLWNSLLSLVLLLLVLLLFCSSRADEVVTVDVHAARHLLRSGHRYLDVRTEEEFKKGHVENSLNIPYMFNTPQGRVKNQKFMEQVSAACGKEEKLVVGCQSGVRSLYATTDLTAEFKHVSNMGGGYEAWLESGFAVNKPQDEL
- the LOC107766472 gene encoding thiosulfate sulfurtransferase 18-like isoform X3, which translates into the protein MASQPCSRADEVVTVDVHAARHLLRSGHRYLDVRTEEEFKKGHVENSLNIPYMFNTPQGRVKNQKFMEQVSAACGKEEKLVVGCQSGVRSLYATTDLTAEFKHVSNMGGGYEAWLESGFAVNKPQDEL